In Treponema denticola, one genomic interval encodes:
- a CDS encoding NifU family protein, whose protein sequence is MLVKEEIEKGIALVRPYLQADGGDIELDSVDEAGKVYVKLKGACGSCPMAIYTLKMGVEEQLKDMFPEVTEVVAV, encoded by the coding sequence ATGTTGGTTAAAGAAGAAATCGAAAAAGGCATAGCCTTGGTTAGGCCTTATTTACAGGCAGACGGCGGAGATATAGAGCTTGATTCGGTTGATGAAGCCGGAAAAGTTTATGTTAAATTAAAGGGAGCCTGCGGCTCATGTCCTATGGCTATCTACACTCTTAAAATGGGTGTTGAAGAACAGCTTAAGGACATGTTCCCCGAAGTTACCGAGGTAGTCGCGGTTTAA
- the deoD gene encoding purine-nucleoside phosphorylase, whose product MSVHIAAKQGEIADKILLPGDPLRAEFVANNFLENPQCYNKVRGMLGFTGTYKGVRVSVQGTGMGQPSFSIYANELFNEYGVQRAIRIGTAGALQKDMGLRDVVLAMSASTDSGINTHRFRGCHYAPTADWNLLKNAYDHAQKMGIKPLVGSIASSDVFYDDLETWKMWAAYGVLAVEMEAAELYTLAAKYKRQALAVLTISDNVVTQEQTSAEERQTTFKTMMEIALEAIIA is encoded by the coding sequence ATGAGTGTTCATATAGCTGCAAAACAAGGAGAAATTGCCGATAAAATTCTTCTACCGGGAGATCCTTTGAGGGCGGAATTTGTTGCAAACAATTTTTTGGAAAATCCTCAATGTTATAACAAGGTTAGAGGTATGTTGGGCTTTACGGGAACCTACAAGGGTGTAAGGGTTTCGGTTCAGGGAACCGGAATGGGGCAGCCTTCTTTTTCGATCTATGCAAATGAGCTGTTTAACGAGTACGGCGTACAAAGGGCTATCCGCATAGGAACGGCCGGAGCCTTGCAAAAGGATATGGGCCTGCGGGACGTAGTTTTAGCTATGTCGGCCTCTACCGATTCGGGTATTAACACGCACCGTTTTAGGGGTTGTCATTACGCTCCTACCGCCGATTGGAACTTGCTAAAAAATGCCTATGACCATGCTCAAAAAATGGGAATTAAACCCTTAGTAGGTTCGATTGCCAGCTCTGATGTTTTTTATGATGACCTTGAAACATGGAAGATGTGGGCCGCTTACGGGGTTTTAGCTGTCGAGATGGAAGCTGCAGAGCTTTATACTCTGGCTGCAAAGTATAAGCGCCAAGCCCTTGCCGTTCTTACCATTTCGGATAATGTCGTTACACAGGAGCAGACTAGTGCCGAAGAGCGGCAAACTACCTTTAAAACCATGATGGAAATTGCCTTAGAGGCAATAATAGCTTAA